The following proteins are co-located in the Betta splendens chromosome 9, fBetSpl5.4, whole genome shotgun sequence genome:
- the fbxl14b gene encoding F-box/LRR-repeat protein 14b: protein METHISCLFPEILAMIFSYLDVRDKGRVAQVCLAWRDASYHKSVWRGVEAKLHLRRANPSLFPSLQARGIRRVQILSLRRSLSYVIQGMPNIESLNLSGCYNLTDNGLGHAFVQEIPSLRVLNLSLCKQITDSSLGRIAQYLKNLEVLELGGCSNITNTGLLLIAWGLHRLKSLNLRSCRHVSDVGIGHLAGMTRSAAEGCLNLEYLTLQDCQKLTDLSLKHISKGLAKLRVLNLSFCGGISDAGMIHLSHMASLWSLNLRSCDNISDTGTMHLAMGTLRLSGLDVSFCDKIGDQSLAYIAQGLYQLKSLSLCSCHISDDGINRMVRQMHELRTLNIGQCVRITDKGLELIADHLTQLAGIDLYGCTKITKRGLERITQLPCLKVLNLGLWQMTESEKVR, encoded by the coding sequence ATGGAGACGCACATTTCGTGCCTCTTCCCGGAAATTTTGGCCATGATTTTCAGCTATCTGGATGTGAGGGACAAAGGCAGGGTGGCCCAAGTGTGCCTGGCGTGGAGGGACGCGTCCTACCACAAGTctgtgtggaggggggtggaAGCCAAGCTGCACCTCCGCCGGGCCAACCCCTCGCTGTTCCCCAGCCTCCAGGCCAGGGGCATCCGGAGGGTCCAGATCCTGTCCCTGCGCCGCAGCCTGAGCTACGTGATCCAGGGCATGCCCAACATCGAGTCCCTCAACCTGTCCGGCTGCTACAACCTCACCGACAACGGCCTCGGCCACGCGTTCGTGCAGGAGATCCCGTCGCTGAGGGTTCTCAACCTGAGCTTGTGCAAACAGATCACAGACTCCAGCCTGGGCAGGATAGCCCAGTACCTGAAGaacctggaggtgctggagctcgGCGGCTGCAGCAACATCACCAACACCGGGCTGCTGCTGATAGCGTGGGGCCTCCACCGGCTCAAGAGCCTCAACCTGAGGTCCTGCAGGCACGTGTCGGACGTGGGCATCGGACACCTGGCGGGCATGACCCGCAGCGCGGCCGAGGGCTGCCTCAACCTGGAGTACCTGACCCTGCAGGACTGTCAGAAACTCACGGACCTGTCGCTCAAACACATTTCCAAGGGGCTGGCCAAGCTGCGGGTGCTGAACCTGAGCTTCTGTGGGGGCATCTCGGACGCGGGCATGATCCACCTCTCCCACATGGCCTCCCTGTGGAGCCTCAACCTGCGCTCGTGCGACAACATCAGCGACACGGGGACCATGCACCTGGCCATGGGCACGCTGAGGCTGTCCGGACTCGACGTCTCCTTCTGCGACAAGATAGGGGACCAGAGCCTGGCGTACATCGCCCAGGGGCTGTACCAGCTCAAGTCCCTGTCCCTGTGCTCGTGCCACATCTCGGACGACGGGATAAACCGCATGGTGAGGCAGATGCACGAGCTGAGGACCCTGAACATTGGACAGTGCGTGCGCATCACGGACAAAGGGCTGGAGCTCATAGCCGACCACCTGACCCAGCTGGCGGGCATCGACCTGTATGGATGTACCAAGATCACCAAGAGGGGACTGGAGAGGATCACACAGCTCCCCTGCCTTAAAGTGTTGAACCTGGGACTCTGGCAGATGACAGAGAGTGAGAAAGTGAGGTGA